In Papio anubis isolate 15944 chromosome 17, Panubis1.0, whole genome shotgun sequence, the following are encoded in one genomic region:
- the NXPH3 gene encoding neurexophilin-3: MQLTRCCFVFLVQGSLYLVICGQDDGPPGSEDPERDDHKGQPRPRVPRKRGHISPKSRPMANATVLGLLAPPGEAWGILGQPPNRPNHSPPPSAKVKKIFGWGDFYSNIKTVALNLLVTGKIVDHGNGTFSVHFRHNATGQGNISISLVPPSKAVEFHQEQQIFIEAKASKIFNCRMEWEKVERGRRTSLCTHDPAKICSRDHAQSSATWSCSQPFKVVCVYIAFYSTDYRLVQKVCPDYNYHSDTPYYPSG, translated from the exons ATGCAACTGACTCGCTGCTGCTTCGTGTTCCTGGTGCAGGGTAGCCTCTATCTG GTCATCTGTGGCCAGGATGATGGTCCTCCCGGCTCAGAGGACCCTGAGCGTGATGACCACAAGGGCCAGCCCCGGCCCCGGGTGCCTCGGAAGCGGGGCCACATCTCACCTAAGTCCCGCCCCATGGCCAATGCCACTGTCCTAGGGCTGCTGGCCCCACCTGGGGAGGCTTGGGGCATTCTTGGGCAGCCCCCCAACCGCCCGAACCACAGTCCCCCACCCTCAGCCAAGGTGAAGAAAATCTTTGGCTGGGGCGACTTCTACTCCAACATCAAGACGGTGGCCCTGAACCTGCTAGTCACAGGGAAGATTGTGGACCATGGCAACGGGACCTTCAGCGTCCACTTCCGACACAATGCCACAGGCCAGGGCAACATCTCCATCAGCCTCGTGCCCCCCAGTAAAGCTGTAGAGTTCCACCAGGAACAGCAGATCTTCATTGAAGCCAAGGCCTCCAAAATCTTCAACTGCCGGATGGAGTGGGAGAAGGTAGAACGGGGCCGCCGGACCTCGCTTTGCACCCACGACCCAGCCAAGATCTGCTCCCGAGATCACGCTCAGAGCTCAGCCACCTGGAGCTGCTCCCAGCCCTTCAAAGTCGTCTGTGTCTACATCGCCTTCTACAGCACGGACTATCGGCTGGTCCAGAAGGTGTGCCCAGATTACAACTACCATAGTGATACCCCCTACTACCCGTCTGGGTGA